A single genomic interval of Panthera tigris isolate Pti1 chromosome E3, P.tigris_Pti1_mat1.1, whole genome shotgun sequence harbors:
- the LOC102950028 gene encoding integrin alpha-X-like — translation MNETQVARPAFQSPCLHLCLRNLSFSLVIIAPPHLLFLSTSGDIFSLLTSSFCLPHSYLPVPLVANFQLVSLTLNLTCRSLSRQRISGSQLSPSLQYFGQSLSGGQDLTLDGLVDLAVGAQGQVVLLRTRPVLRVWMNIQFTSAEIARSVFECREETASVKALGDANVCLRIYESPKNRLGDLQSSVTFDLTLDPGRQNPRAIFEETKARNLTHIRVLGLRQYCETVRLLLLACVEDSVTPITLRLNFSLVGKPIPSFGNLQPVLAVDAQRYFVASLPFEKNCGTDHVCQDDLGISFDFSGLKTLVVGSTLELNMKVTVWNDGEDSYGTTITFFYPPGLSYRRVAGSQNQLQAHSPSLTCDGTPAQGQSTQSTRCSINHLIFREGAKMTFMVTFDVSPKAILGDRLLLTANVSSENTTPRTSKTTFQMELMVKYAIYTVISSHEQSTKYLNFSALDWEESSQAQHRYQVNNLGQRDLPVSINFSVPVELNGVPVWTELEVFHPQNPSIQCSSERMVPIESDFLTHIQKNPVLNCSIADCLRFHCDLPSFGVQEELDFILKGNLSFGWVSQTLQKKVLIVSVAEIMFNTSVYAQLPGQEAFLRAQMEMVLEKYEVYNPVPIIVGSSLGGLLLLALITVILYKVGFFKRQYKEMMEEANGQTIPENGTPDPQASQ, via the exons atgaatgagacccAGGTCGCCAGGCCAGCCTTTCAATCACCATGTCTTCACTTATGTCTTAggaatctttccttttctttagtcATCAttgccccaccccacctcctctttTTAAGCACTTCTGGTGACATCTTTTCACTACTCacctcttctttctgtctcccacaTTCATACCTTCCTGTTCCTCTTGTTGCTAATTTCCAACTCGTTTCCCTCACCCTCAACTTGACTTGCCGTTCCCTTTCTCGCCAGCGGATCTCAGGCTCCCAGctctcccccagcctccagtATTTTGGGCAGTCACTGAGTGGGGGTCAGGACCTTACCCTGGATGGACTGGTGGACCTGGCTGTGGGGGCCCAGGGGCAGGTGGTGTTGCTAAG GACCAGACCTGTGCTCAGGGTGTGGATGAATATCCAATTCACATCTGCAGAGATTGCCAGGTCTGTGTTTGAATGTCGGGAAGAGACAGCCTCTGTCAAGGCACTGGGTGATGCCAACGTCTGCCTTCGTATTTATGAAAGTCCCAAGAATCGGCTGG GTGACCTCCAAAGCTCTGTGACCTTTGACCTGACCCTCGACCCTGGCCGCCAGAATCCCCGTGCCATCTTTGAGGAGACAAAAGCCCGGAATCTGACTCATATCCGAGTCCTTGGGCTGAGACAGTACTGTGAGACCGTGAGGTTGCTCCTCCTA GCCTGTGTGGAGGACTCAGTGACCCCCATCACCTTGCGTCTCAACTTCTCTCTGGTGGGCAAACCTATCCCTTCCTTTGGAAACCTCCAGCCTGTCTTGGCTGTGGATGCTCAGCGATACTTCGTGGCCTCT CTTCCCTTTGAGAAGAATTGTGGAACTGACCATGTCTGTCAGGATGACCTTGGCATCTCCTTTGACTTCTCAGG CTTGAAGACTCTGGTGGTGGGGAGTACCCTGGAGCTGAATATGAAAGTGACAGTGTGGAATGATGGTGAAGACTCCTATGGAACCACAATCACCTTCTTCTACCCTCCAGGGCTGTCTTATCGTCGTGTGGCAGGGAGCCAG AACCAGCTGCAGGCACACTCCCCAAGCCTGACCTGTGATGGcaccccagcccagggccagaGTACTCAGAGCACCCGTTGCAGCATCAACCACCTCATCTTCCGTGAGGGTGCTAAG ATGACCTTCATGGTCACCTTTGACGTCTCCCCCAAGGCCATACTGGGTGATAGGTTGCTTCTGACAGCTAATGTGAGCAG tGAAAATACTACTCCCAGGACCAGCAAGACCACCTTTCAGATGGAGCTCATGGTGAAGTATGCCATCTACACTGTGATCAGCAG CCATGAACAGTCCACCAAGTACCTCAACTTCTCAGCCTTGGACTGGGAGGAAAGCAGCCAGGCTCAGCATAGATACCAG GTGAACAATCTGGGACAGAGGGACCTGCCTGTCAGCatcaacttctctgtgcctgtggAGCtgaatggggtgcctgtgtggacAGAGTTAGAGGTTTTCCACCCCCAG AACCCCTCCATTCAGTGTTCTTCAGAGAGAATGGTGCCCATAGAGTCTGACTTCCTGACCCACATTCAGAAGAATCCCGTGCTG AACTGCTCAATTGCTGACTGCCTGAGGTTCCACTGTGACCTGCCTTCCTTTGGCGTCCAGGAGGAACTTGACTTCATCCTAAAGGGCAACCTCAGCTTTGGCTGGGTCAGCCAG ACATTGCAGAAGAAGGTATTGATTGTGAGTGTGGCTGAAATCATGTTCAACACATCTGTGTATGCCCAGCTTCCAGGACAGGAGGCATTCTTGAGAGCTCAG ATGGAGATGGTACTGGAGAAGTATGAGGTCTACAACCCTGTCCCCATTATTGTGGGCAGCTCTTTGGGAGGACTGCTGCTGCTGGCTCTCATCACAGTCATTCTGTATAAG GTTGGCTTCTTCAAACGTCAGTATAAGGAAATGATGGAGGAAGCAAATGGACAGACTATCCCAGAAAATGGGACACCAGACCCTCAAGCTTCCCAATAA